A region of Paenibacillus thiaminolyticus DNA encodes the following proteins:
- a CDS encoding tyrosine-type recombinase/integrase, with amino-acid sequence MGSFFHIYCPEGVQSKYRLIVFDDEKKPFIPLIEYYHDQIKRISESSVIAYLNTLEPFFLWLKYKSHYKGTLVSWDHKPEAIKEAVRQYLIQEMHCKIRGREHHEGIYLTKKSTKTVQLFLSAIKGFYKTMIRLGTYADTNPLIDIEFDTNLPERAGERPNRPRLHQAAGTEEPISYRKQTDSYFKIINEEWVPEIIGDWDLPYRIYQAGSNQNWRLRDEVITRFMFETGARISEILELTIGDYRSRSDLHEFAASNKGSFKRRIKFIRISPETLKLLIKYVNSERRESANSREKFNELSEHESLFLSTRGTIYTYSAFYANWSRITNNAGIKLNPHKARHWFVTSMLRGIYESSETQGQIEDKKKQLIEYMKWRDPETLNVYEHYYDEQKFKELHEKLQKNYADREKEYFKSLKKKKQSAFNPQEPSMEVEISVGKPDWLNDFYRGMDE; translated from the coding sequence ATGGGGTCATTTTTTCATATTTATTGTCCAGAAGGAGTACAGAGTAAATATCGTCTAATTGTATTTGATGATGAAAAGAAGCCATTTATTCCATTGATTGAATATTATCATGATCAGATTAAGAGAATAAGCGAAAGCTCTGTAATTGCATACTTAAACACATTAGAACCTTTTTTCTTATGGCTTAAATATAAAAGCCATTATAAAGGAACACTCGTTTCATGGGATCATAAACCTGAAGCCATAAAAGAAGCAGTAAGACAATATCTAATACAAGAAATGCACTGTAAGATTCGAGGGCGTGAGCATCATGAAGGTATTTATCTTACTAAGAAGAGTACGAAAACAGTGCAATTGTTTTTGTCAGCTATAAAAGGGTTCTATAAGACAATGATTCGATTAGGAACTTATGCTGACACTAATCCACTAATTGATATTGAATTTGATACCAATTTACCTGAGCGAGCTGGTGAAAGACCGAATAGACCACGCCTACATCAAGCTGCTGGCACTGAGGAACCGATATCTTATCGAAAACAAACAGACTCATATTTCAAGATTATTAATGAAGAATGGGTTCCAGAAATAATCGGTGATTGGGATCTCCCATACCGTATATATCAAGCTGGAAGTAACCAAAATTGGCGATTAAGAGATGAAGTTATAACGAGGTTTATGTTTGAAACAGGTGCAAGAATATCGGAAATATTAGAACTGACGATTGGTGATTATCGATCACGTTCCGATCTTCATGAATTTGCTGCAAGTAACAAAGGGAGTTTTAAACGAAGAATTAAATTCATTCGTATCTCACCAGAAACATTAAAGCTACTAATTAAATACGTTAACTCAGAACGTAGAGAATCCGCTAATTCTCGAGAAAAGTTTAATGAGTTATCTGAGCATGAGTCATTATTTTTATCAACTAGAGGAACCATTTATACCTATTCAGCGTTCTACGCAAATTGGTCACGTATAACAAACAATGCTGGTATAAAATTGAATCCTCACAAGGCGAGGCACTGGTTTGTAACATCTATGCTACGCGGAATCTACGAAAGCTCTGAAACCCAGGGGCAAATTGAGGATAAAAAGAAACAGTTAATTGAATATATGAAGTGGCGAGACCCAGAGACATTAAACGTATACGAGCATTATTACGATGAACAAAAGTTTAAGGAACTGCATGAGAAATTACAAAAAAATTATGCAGACCGAGAAAAAGAATACTTTAAGTCATTAAAGAAGAAAAAACAAAGTGCTTTTAACCCCCAAGAACCATCTATGGAAGTTGAAATTAGTGTTGGCAAACCAGATTGGCTAAACGATTTTTACAGAGGGATGGATGAATAA